From Chloroflexaceae bacterium, the proteins below share one genomic window:
- the fabD gene encoding ACP S-malonyltransferase: MGRDLYVRYPAAREVFEEADATLNLPLTRLCFEGPEKELTATENVQPALLTVSVALLRAMESAAGGPLPPPRAVAGHSLGEYAALVAGGGLGFAEALRLVRRRGELMAEARAGGMAAVLGLDAATLEQICQETEAALADEPESVSTVVVANYNAPDQLVISGSTRAVEHAGGLAKQRGARRIVPLKVSAAFHSPLMRHAAEGMARALEGVSIRPLHTPLIANVTAEPLLAPGDVQRELVTQVTAPVRWIASVQRMARDGVTTFLEIGPGKVLSGLIRRIVPDARLLNVGNADEVREVRIN; this comes from the coding sequence ATGGGGCGCGATCTGTACGTCCGGTATCCGGCGGCGCGCGAGGTGTTTGAAGAGGCCGATGCAACGCTGAATCTGCCGCTGACGCGGCTGTGCTTTGAAGGGCCTGAGAAGGAGTTGACGGCAACCGAGAACGTCCAGCCGGCGCTGTTGACTGTCAGCGTGGCGCTGTTGCGGGCCATGGAGAGCGCCGCGGGCGGGCCGCTACCGCCGCCCCGTGCCGTCGCCGGGCACAGTCTTGGCGAGTATGCGGCGCTGGTTGCCGGGGGGGGCCTGGGTTTTGCCGAAGCCCTGCGGCTGGTGCGGCGGCGGGGCGAACTGATGGCCGAGGCGCGCGCCGGGGGGATGGCGGCGGTGCTGGGGCTTGACGCCGCAACCCTGGAGCAGATCTGCCAGGAGACGGAGGCGGCGCTGGCGGATGAGCCAGAGAGTGTCAGCACGGTGGTGGTGGCGAATTACAACGCGCCTGATCAACTGGTGATCAGCGGAAGCACGCGCGCGGTTGAACACGCGGGGGGGCTGGCGAAACAGCGGGGTGCCAGGCGGATCGTTCCGCTCAAGGTGAGCGCAGCCTTCCACTCGCCCCTGATGCGGCATGCGGCCGAAGGTATGGCGAGGGCGCTTGAAGGTGTGAGCATCCGGCCCCTGCATACCCCGCTGATTGCCAATGTGACCGCCGAGCCGCTGCTGGCCCCCGGGGACGTGCAGCGCGAGCTGGTGACGCAGGTAACTGCGCCGGTGCGCTGGATCGCCTCGGTGCAGCGGATGGCGCGTGATGGAGTGACGACCTTTCTGGAAATCGGCCCCGGCAAGGTTCTGAGCGGTCTGATCAGACGCATCGTGCCGGATGCGCGATTGTTGAACGTCGGCAATGCCGACGAGGTGCGCGAGGTGAGAATAAATTAG
- a CDS encoding ketoacyl-ACP synthase III → MISPRYAAITGWGMALPERAVTNEELARSLDTSDEWIRSRTGISQRYVAGPDEYTSVLASRAGRAALERAGLPAEAVDMVIVATCTPDRPFPATACTVQANLGIPRAGAFDLAAACSGFVYGLSVATALIRGGMSSCLLLVAADVFTHLINWQDRSTCVLFGDGAGAVVLQATSEPAGLIAANLGAWGEGEALMAVEAGGTRLPLTSELLRSERQYVQMNGREMFRHAVRGMAESAERALGAAGLRFEDVALVIPHQANLRIIEAVARRLGMPVERFFVNLDRYGNTSAASVPIALCEAIEQRRVRGGDYVLLTAFGGGLTWGSAVIRWR, encoded by the coding sequence CTTGCCTGAGCGGGCGGTGACCAATGAGGAACTGGCCCGCAGTCTCGACACGTCCGATGAGTGGATCCGCAGCCGAACCGGTATAAGCCAGCGCTATGTGGCCGGCCCTGACGAGTATACCTCAGTTCTGGCGAGCCGCGCCGGTCGCGCGGCTCTCGAACGGGCCGGACTGCCCGCGGAAGCGGTGGATATGGTCATCGTCGCCACCTGTACTCCGGACCGGCCCTTTCCGGCCACCGCCTGCACGGTGCAGGCCAATCTGGGCATCCCGCGCGCCGGAGCATTTGATCTGGCCGCGGCGTGCAGCGGGTTTGTCTACGGGCTTAGCGTGGCGACGGCGCTGATCCGAGGTGGGATGAGTTCCTGCCTGTTGCTGGTGGCCGCCGATGTCTTCACCCATCTGATCAACTGGCAGGATCGCAGCACCTGCGTGCTATTTGGCGATGGCGCTGGCGCGGTGGTGCTCCAGGCCACGTCCGAACCGGCGGGTTTGATCGCTGCCAACCTGGGGGCCTGGGGCGAGGGTGAAGCATTAATGGCCGTGGAGGCGGGCGGCACGCGGCTGCCGCTTACGTCTGAACTGCTCCGGTCAGAGCGGCAATATGTGCAGATGAACGGGCGCGAGATGTTCCGCCACGCAGTACGCGGTATGGCCGAGTCGGCGGAGCGCGCCCTGGGCGCGGCAGGGCTACGCTTCGAGGATGTGGCGCTGGTGATTCCGCACCAGGCCAACCTGCGGATCATCGAAGCGGTCGCCCGGCGTCTGGGGATGCCAGTGGAACGCTTCTTCGTCAATCTCGACCGCTACGGCAACACCTCGGCGGCCTCGGTGCCCATCGCGCTCTGCGAGGCCATTGAGCAGCGCCGGGTGCGGGGCGGAGATTATGTGTTGCTGACCGCCTTCGGCGGCGGGCTGACGTGGGGTTCGGCGGTGATACGCTGGAGGTGA
- the crtI gene encoding phytoene desaturase family protein, whose protein sequence is MRSPPNRVIVVGAGLGGMAAAIRLAAAGHQVIVLEKNDRAGGKLNLLREAGYTFDTGPSLLTMPWVIEELFAAAGRRAADYLTLEQIEPTCRYRWPDGTTFNAWQRLPQLIQEIERLSPPDVPAFFRFLAHTARIYDAVADAFLLKPFDGPHELLTPRLLRDGPHIDALRSVDAAVRSFFRSPYLRQVFNRYATYNGSSPYLSPATFNVIAYIEFAEGGWYVRGGMYALALALLRLAAELGVEVRTRTPVAAVALNGRRVRGVRLLNGEELAADQVLINADPSYAYRALIPGQEAIAARLARQEISCSGFVLFLGVNRRYPQLAHHNIFFSHDYPGEFAAIFQKGVPAADPTIYVAATALTDPEHAPPGHLNLFVLVNAPALNPRVCWQREARPYRDSIIAKLERMGLTDLNRHIVYEQIWTPADIAERYNAPGGAIYGWASHSPFSAFFRPPLRARNLQGLYFVGGGTHPGGGIPLVLLSGRAAAERIITDSRRLRPVAG, encoded by the coding sequence ATGCGATCCCCCCCCAATCGCGTCATTGTGGTCGGCGCCGGTCTCGGCGGAATGGCCGCCGCCATCCGCCTGGCCGCCGCCGGTCACCAGGTCATTGTGCTGGAGAAGAACGACCGCGCGGGCGGCAAACTCAACCTCCTGCGCGAGGCCGGCTATACCTTCGACACCGGCCCGTCTCTCTTGACCATGCCCTGGGTGATAGAAGAGTTGTTTGCCGCCGCCGGCCGTCGCGCCGCCGATTACCTCACTCTTGAGCAGATCGAGCCAACCTGCCGCTACCGCTGGCCCGATGGCACGACCTTTAACGCCTGGCAACGCCTGCCCCAACTGATCCAGGAGATCGAACGTCTCAGCCCGCCCGACGTGCCGGCATTCTTCCGCTTTCTGGCTCACACTGCGCGCATCTACGACGCTGTTGCCGACGCCTTTCTGCTCAAACCCTTCGACGGCCCGCACGAACTGCTCACGCCCCGCCTCCTCCGCGACGGTCCGCACATTGACGCCCTGCGCAGCGTTGACGCCGCCGTGCGCTCGTTCTTTCGCAGCCCCTATCTGCGGCAGGTCTTTAACCGCTACGCCACTTACAACGGCTCGTCACCCTACCTCTCGCCAGCGACCTTCAATGTGATCGCCTACATCGAGTTTGCCGAGGGCGGCTGGTACGTGCGCGGCGGGATGTACGCCCTGGCCCTGGCCCTGTTGCGCCTGGCCGCCGAACTTGGCGTAGAGGTGCGCACGCGCACCCCTGTCGCTGCAGTTGCGCTTAACGGCCGCCGCGTGCGGGGCGTGCGTCTGCTCAACGGCGAGGAACTGGCCGCGGATCAGGTGCTGATCAACGCTGACCCGAGTTACGCCTACCGCGCCCTCATTCCCGGACAGGAGGCCATAGCCGCGCGTTTGGCCCGCCAGGAGATCTCCTGCAGCGGCTTCGTGCTCTTCCTTGGCGTGAACCGGCGCTACCCCCAATTGGCGCACCACAATATTTTCTTCAGCCATGATTATCCCGGCGAGTTTGCGGCCATCTTTCAGAAGGGCGTCCCCGCCGCCGATCCGACGATCTACGTCGCCGCCACTGCGCTGACCGACCCCGAACACGCACCGCCCGGCCATCTCAATCTCTTTGTCCTGGTGAACGCTCCTGCGCTCAACCCGCGCGTATGCTGGCAACGCGAGGCGCGCCCCTACCGGGATAGCATCATTGCCAAACTGGAACGCATGGGCCTGACCGACCTCAACCGCCATATCGTCTACGAACAGATCTGGACCCCGGCTGACATCGCCGAACGGTACAATGCGCCGGGCGGCGCGATCTACGGCTGGGCCTCCCACTCGCCCTTCAGCGCCTTCTTCCGCCCGCCACTGCGCGCCCGCAACCTCCAGGGGCTCTACTTCGTTGGCGGCGGCACCCACCCCGGAGGTGGCATTCCGCTGGTGCTCCTCTCGGGGCGCGCCGCCGCCGAGCGCATCATCACCGACAGCCGGCGCCTGCGCCCTGTGGCTGGATAA